The following proteins come from a genomic window of Trifolium pratense cultivar HEN17-A07 linkage group LG4, ARS_RC_1.1, whole genome shotgun sequence:
- the LOC123919691 gene encoding isoflavone 4'-O-methyltransferase-like — protein sequence MNLKSNGNEENHVYQAQIHLFKHIYSFLSSMALKSAVELGVIDVIHKHGKPMTLSELVSSLKLHPSKVSVFYRFMRLLTHNGFFAKTTVLKAKEDGDDEEDEEVEEEEEEEEEETTYALTPPSMLLINGESPCFTTIINGLFHPSVMDMWHSSKKWFGEENEQALYESANGETFFNFLNKDSEAYILGMFQEAMAADSQMMKFALKDCNHVFEGLESLVDVAGGTGVVSKLILEAFPHIKCTVLDQPQVVANLCGTQNLNFVGGDMFKSIPPADAVLLKWVLHDWNDELCLKILKNCKEAISGKGKKGKIIIIDISIDETSEDHELTKLQLNFDLVMMTLHNGKERNKKEWKKLLYDAGFTNYKITPIFGFKSLIEVYP from the exons atgaatctcAAGAGTAATGGCAATGAAGAAAATCATGTGTATCAAGCTCAAATCCATTTATTCAAACATATATACAGCTTTTTAAGTTCCATGGCACTCAAATCTGCAGTGGAGCTAGGTGTAATAGATGTAATCCACAAACATGGAAAGCCTATGACTCTTTCTGAATTAGTCTCATCTTTGAAACTCCACCCTTCTAAAGTTAGTGTCTTTTATCGCTTCATGCGATTGTTAACACACAATGGTTTCTTCGCGAAAACAACAGTGTTGAAAGCCAAAGAAGACGGAGacgatgaagaagatgaagaagtagaagaagaagaagaagaagaagaagaagaaacaactTATGCACTCACACCTCCTTCAATGCTTCTCATCAATGGTGAGTCACCTTGTTTTACAACAATTATCAATGGACTTTTTCATCCATCAGTTATGGATATGTGGCACTCTTCTAAGAAATGGTTTGGAGAAGAGAATGAACAAGCACTCTATGAAAGTGCAAATGGTGAAACATTTTTTAACTTTCTTAACAAAGATTCTGAAGCATATATACTTGGTATGTTTCAAGAAGCCATGGCAGCTGATTCTCAAATGATGAAGTTTGCACTTAAGGATTGTAATCATGTGTTTGAGGGTTTGGAGTCTTTGGTTGATGTTGCTGGTGGAACTGGAGTTGTGTCAAAACTTATTCTTGAAGCATTTCCTCATATTAAATGCACTGTTTTAGATCAGCCACAAGTTGTGGCTAATTTATGTGGAACtcaaaatttgaactttgttgGTGGTGATATGTTCAAATCTATTCCTCCTGCAGATGCTGTTTTACTTAAG tGGGTTTTGCATGATTGGAATGATGAGCTCTGCTTAAAGATATTGAAGAACTGCAAAGAAGCTATTTCTGGAAAAGggaaaaaaggaaagataataatCATTGATATATCAATTGATGAAACAAGTGAAGATCATGAATTAACCAAGCTGCAATTGAACTTTGACTTGGTAATGATGACTCTACATAATGGGAAAGAAAGAAACAAGAAAGAATGGAAGAAACTCCTATATGATGCTGGCTTCACCAATTACAAGATTACTCCCATATTTGGCTTCAAGTCTCTCATAGAAGTTTATCCTTAA
- the LOC123919689 gene encoding threonylcarbamoyladenosine tRNA methylthiotransferase isoform X2: MEDIEDLLIGTGAGTPPGFRSPLTSATVGFETKKNQRSSLLSSPSPSIPGTQTIFIKTFGCSHNQSDSEYMAGQLSAFGYSLSDNPDEADLWLINTCTVKSPSQSAMDTIITKGKSSNKPLVVAGCVPQGSRDTKELEGISIVGVQQIDRVVEVVEETLKGHEVRLLTRKTLPALDLPKVRKNKFVEILPINVGCLGACTYCKTKHARGHLGSYTIDSLVGRVKSVVSDGVKEIWLSSEDTGAYGRDIGVNLPTLLNALVAELPADASTMLRIGMTNPPFILEHLKEIAEVLRHPCVYTFLHVPVQSGSDAILTAMNREYTVSEFRTVVDTLTELVPGMQIATDIICGFPGETDEDFEQTVNLIREYKFSQVHISQFYPRPGTPAARMKKVPSNVVKRRSRELTNVFEAFTPYSGMEGKVERIWITDIASDGVHLVGHTKGYIQVLVIAPDNMLGSSALAKITSVGRWSVFGEIIETINHASDNKALNKQVPNQHMSSLCCNQTNTCVTSEVPESCACGNVDSCCSQSTLETADNSRDTVVLPQKQNSKNLFGWILRKRKNLHKRVESELASGSDIKQEKSMKKWDFVDKALLGGISISILTIIALLVYLRVSVIWS; encoded by the exons atggagGACATTGAAGATTTGCTCATCGGAACCGGCGCCGGAACTCCACCGGGCTTTCGTTCTCCGTTAACCTCCGCTACCGTTGGCTTTGAAACGAAGAAGAATCAACGCTCTTCACTATTATCTTCACCTTCCCCTTCAATCCCCGGCACTCAG ACTATTTTCATAAAGACATTTGGATGTTCTCATAATCAG AGTGATAGTGAATATATGGCTGGTCAGCTTTCAGCTTTTGGTTACTCATTGAGTGATAATCCTGATGAAGCAGATCTATGGCTCATAAACAC TTGCACAGTAAAATCCCCGAGTCAATCTGCCATGGATACCATCATAACAAAAGGAAAATCTTCAAATAAACCACTAGTTGTTGCTGGCTGTGTCCCTCAAGGTAGTCGCGATACAAAAGAGCTGGAAGGGATCAGCATTGTAGGAGTCCAGCAAATTGACCGTGTTGTTGAAGTTGTAGAGGAAACTTTAAAAGGTCACGAAGTGCGGCTTTTGACCCGTAAGACATTGCCAGCACTCGACCTTCCAAAG GTGAGAAAGAACAAATTTGTTGAGATTCTTCCAATTAATGTCGGATGTTTAGGTGCTTGCACTTATTGCAAGACAAAACATGCTCGGGGTCACCTTGGGAGTTACACAATAGATAGCCTT GTTGGGCGTGTAAAGTCTGTGGTATCTGATGGAGTTAAAGAAATATGGCTGAGTAGTGAAGATACCGGAGCATATG GTCGCGACATTGGTGTCAATCTTCCAACTTTATTAAATGCCTTAGTAGCAGAATTACCAGCTGATGCAAGCACTATGCTGCGTATTGGAATGACCAATCCACCTTTTATCCTTGAGCACTTGAAAGAGATAGCAGAGGTTCTACGGCATCCATGTGTTTACACCTTTTTGCATGTGCCAGTTCAGTCTGGAAGTGATGCTATTTTGACT GCAATGAATCGAGAATATACTGTGAGTGAGTTCAGGACTGTTGTAGATACCTTAACTGAGCTTGTACCAGGGATGCAGATTGCCACTGATATAATATGTGGATTTCCAG GTGAAACCGATGAAGATTTTGAGCAAACTGTCAACCTTATAAGAGAATACAAATTCTCTCAAGTTCATATTTCACAATTTTATCCTCGACCAG GCACACCTGCGGCTAGGATGAAAAAGGTTCCAAGTAATGTGGTGAAGAGAAGAAGCCGTGAACTGACGAATGTCTTTGAAGCCTTCACGCCATACTCTGGGATGGAAGGCAAAGTGGAAAGAATTTGGATTACTGATATTGCATCTGATGGAGTGCACTTG GTTGGTCATACAAAAGGATATATACAAGTTCTCGTAATTGCTCCAGACAATATGCTTGGAAGTTCAGCTCTGGCCAAGATAACATCGGTCGGAAGATGGTCGGTTTTTGGGGAAATAATTGAGACAATAAATCATGCAAGTGACAATAAAGCTTTGAACAAGCAGGTTCCTAATCAGCATATGTCTTCTCTCTGTTGTAACCAAACCAACACTTGTGTAACCTCGGAAGTGCCAGAATCTTGTGCTTGTGGAAATGTTGACAGCTGCTGCAGTCAGAGTACTCTCGAGACGGCCGATAATTCAAGAGATACTGTAGTGCTGCCACAGAAGCAAAACAGCAAAAATTTGTTTGGATGGATACTAAGGAAGCGAAAGAATCTGCACAAAAGGGTTGAAAGTGAACTTGCCTCAGGATCTGATATAAAGCAAGAAAAGAGCATGAAAAAGTGGGACTTTGTTGATAAGGCTCTTTTGGGTGGAATCTCTATCAGCATCTTGACAATTATTGCTTTATTAGTTTATCTTAGGGTTAGTGTTATTTGGTCCTAA
- the LOC123919689 gene encoding threonylcarbamoyladenosine tRNA methylthiotransferase isoform X1 produces MEDIEDLLIGTGAGTPPGFRSPLTSATVGFETKKNQRSSLLSSPSPSIPGTQTIFIKTFGCSHNQSDSEYMAGQLSAFGYSLSDNPDEADLWLINTCTVKSPSQSAMDTIITKGKSSNKPLVVAGCVPQGSRDTKELEGISIVGVQQIDRVVEVVEETLKGHEVRLLTRKTLPALDLPKVRKNKFVEILPINVGCLGACTYCKTKHARGHLGSYTIDSLVSTVVVSYVVYSHSLSHTSAYTLLHFPHLSLSLSHTHTHTHACARASTILFSSSHTHAHIISLSILLLILSVQVGRVKSVVSDGVKEIWLSSEDTGAYGRDIGVNLPTLLNALVAELPADASTMLRIGMTNPPFILEHLKEIAEVLRHPCVYTFLHVPVQSGSDAILTAMNREYTVSEFRTVVDTLTELVPGMQIATDIICGFPGETDEDFEQTVNLIREYKFSQVHISQFYPRPGTPAARMKKVPSNVVKRRSRELTNVFEAFTPYSGMEGKVERIWITDIASDGVHLVGHTKGYIQVLVIAPDNMLGSSALAKITSVGRWSVFGEIIETINHASDNKALNKQVPNQHMSSLCCNQTNTCVTSEVPESCACGNVDSCCSQSTLETADNSRDTVVLPQKQNSKNLFGWILRKRKNLHKRVESELASGSDIKQEKSMKKWDFVDKALLGGISISILTIIALLVYLRVSVIWS; encoded by the exons atggagGACATTGAAGATTTGCTCATCGGAACCGGCGCCGGAACTCCACCGGGCTTTCGTTCTCCGTTAACCTCCGCTACCGTTGGCTTTGAAACGAAGAAGAATCAACGCTCTTCACTATTATCTTCACCTTCCCCTTCAATCCCCGGCACTCAG ACTATTTTCATAAAGACATTTGGATGTTCTCATAATCAG AGTGATAGTGAATATATGGCTGGTCAGCTTTCAGCTTTTGGTTACTCATTGAGTGATAATCCTGATGAAGCAGATCTATGGCTCATAAACAC TTGCACAGTAAAATCCCCGAGTCAATCTGCCATGGATACCATCATAACAAAAGGAAAATCTTCAAATAAACCACTAGTTGTTGCTGGCTGTGTCCCTCAAGGTAGTCGCGATACAAAAGAGCTGGAAGGGATCAGCATTGTAGGAGTCCAGCAAATTGACCGTGTTGTTGAAGTTGTAGAGGAAACTTTAAAAGGTCACGAAGTGCGGCTTTTGACCCGTAAGACATTGCCAGCACTCGACCTTCCAAAG GTGAGAAAGAACAAATTTGTTGAGATTCTTCCAATTAATGTCGGATGTTTAGGTGCTTGCACTTATTGCAAGACAAAACATGCTCGGGGTCACCTTGGGAGTTACACAATAGATAGCCTTGTAAGTACTGTAGTAGTGAGCTATGTTGTATACTCTCACTCCCTCTCACACACATCTGCATACACACTATTACATTTTCctcacctctctctctctctctctcacacacacacacacacacatgcgTGCGCGCGTGcatctactattttattttcctcaTCTCACACACATGCACACATTATTTCACTTTCCATACTTCTATTAATCCTCTCTGTGCAGGTTGGGCGTGTAAAGTCTGTGGTATCTGATGGAGTTAAAGAAATATGGCTGAGTAGTGAAGATACCGGAGCATATG GTCGCGACATTGGTGTCAATCTTCCAACTTTATTAAATGCCTTAGTAGCAGAATTACCAGCTGATGCAAGCACTATGCTGCGTATTGGAATGACCAATCCACCTTTTATCCTTGAGCACTTGAAAGAGATAGCAGAGGTTCTACGGCATCCATGTGTTTACACCTTTTTGCATGTGCCAGTTCAGTCTGGAAGTGATGCTATTTTGACT GCAATGAATCGAGAATATACTGTGAGTGAGTTCAGGACTGTTGTAGATACCTTAACTGAGCTTGTACCAGGGATGCAGATTGCCACTGATATAATATGTGGATTTCCAG GTGAAACCGATGAAGATTTTGAGCAAACTGTCAACCTTATAAGAGAATACAAATTCTCTCAAGTTCATATTTCACAATTTTATCCTCGACCAG GCACACCTGCGGCTAGGATGAAAAAGGTTCCAAGTAATGTGGTGAAGAGAAGAAGCCGTGAACTGACGAATGTCTTTGAAGCCTTCACGCCATACTCTGGGATGGAAGGCAAAGTGGAAAGAATTTGGATTACTGATATTGCATCTGATGGAGTGCACTTG GTTGGTCATACAAAAGGATATATACAAGTTCTCGTAATTGCTCCAGACAATATGCTTGGAAGTTCAGCTCTGGCCAAGATAACATCGGTCGGAAGATGGTCGGTTTTTGGGGAAATAATTGAGACAATAAATCATGCAAGTGACAATAAAGCTTTGAACAAGCAGGTTCCTAATCAGCATATGTCTTCTCTCTGTTGTAACCAAACCAACACTTGTGTAACCTCGGAAGTGCCAGAATCTTGTGCTTGTGGAAATGTTGACAGCTGCTGCAGTCAGAGTACTCTCGAGACGGCCGATAATTCAAGAGATACTGTAGTGCTGCCACAGAAGCAAAACAGCAAAAATTTGTTTGGATGGATACTAAGGAAGCGAAAGAATCTGCACAAAAGGGTTGAAAGTGAACTTGCCTCAGGATCTGATATAAAGCAAGAAAAGAGCATGAAAAAGTGGGACTTTGTTGATAAGGCTCTTTTGGGTGGAATCTCTATCAGCATCTTGACAATTATTGCTTTATTAGTTTATCTTAGGGTTAGTGTTATTTGGTCCTAA